The Syngnathus typhle isolate RoL2023-S1 ecotype Sweden linkage group LG16, RoL_Styp_1.0, whole genome shotgun sequence genome includes a region encoding these proteins:
- the wdr35 gene encoding WD repeat-containing protein 35 isoform X2, translated as MFIYLSKKIAIPNSIHLKCVSWNKDQGFIACGGDDGLLKVLKLETQTDDAKLKGLAAPSNLSMNQTLGGHSGAVQVVTWNEQYEKLTTSDQNGLIIVWMLYKGAWYEEMINNRNKSVVRSMSWNADGQKICIVYEDGAVIVGSVDGNRIWGKELKGNQLGHVAWSPDSKVLLFGMANGEVQIFDNHGNFIMKLTISCLTNVTGAIRIAGIHWYSGTGGYVEPDCPCLAICFQNGRCQIMRYETDENPVCIDTTMNVVSIQWNHCGSVLAVAGSLRALNSDVEINVVQFYTPFGEHLRTLKVPGKQMTGVAWEGGGLRISLAVDSYIYFANIRPDYKWGYCCSTVVYAFTKPERQDYCVVFWDTKNNEKCVKYVKSLMSITTSGDFCTLASKADDTQVQGNAESDGESHAKYVLILCNSIGTPLDSKYIDICPLFVTMTRTHVIAASKEAFYLWQYRVANKLTALEINQVTRTKKEGRERLYHIDSSPTGVNDNGEDFAKAFAATRDPICCIAATDNTLMMGRESGLIHRYSLPNVVLIQKYTMNRAHHLSLNCNSSRLAVIDISGVLTLLDVESHASSGDAPGNPVSAGEPSKLERKDVWDMKWAKDNPDLFAMMEKTRMYVFRNLDPEEPIQTSGYICSFEDLEIKSVLLDEIMKDPERPNKDNLINFEIRSLRDSRALIEKVGITDASQFIEDNPHPRLWRLLAEAALHQLDLKTAEQAFVRCKDNQGIEFVKRLANLQSEPMKQAEVAAYFSSFEEAERMYLDMDRRDLAISLRMKLGDWFRVLQLLKTGSGDCDDALLEQAYNAIGDYFADRQKVNAVQYYVQGRHQEKLAECYYMLEDYENLEKLTNSLPENHKLLPEIGQMFTTVGMCEQAVKAYLKCNQAKAAVDTCVHLNQWNKAVELARNHNMREIKPLLSKYASHLLEKNKILEAVELYQKAHHFLDAAKLMFKIADEEAKKRSRPLRVKKLYVLAARLVENHQEQKKTSQQSKAKGKKSEATFALAGLLEEDTTSSDNRVLDNAWRGAEAYHFFLLAQRQLYEGYTENAMHTALHLREYEDIIPAVEIYSLLAICSSASRAFGTCSQAFIKLEALESVEPEQRLLYEDLALEIFTKHVPKDSRGLELDAEGTSEKLPTCIVSGLPIQDRQLWMCSVCKHCAQSNEISKYNYCPLCHSSVG; from the exons ACGATGCCAAACTTAAGGGACTTGCTGCACCCAGTAATTTGTCAATGAACCAGACTTTGGGAGGGCACAGTG GTGCTGTACAAGTAGTCACTTGGAACGAACAGTACGAAAAACTAACAACCAGTGACCAGAATGGACTCATCATTGTATGGATGCTGtacaaag GTGCATGGTACGAGGAAATGATCAATAATCGGAATAAATCGGTGGTGAGGAGTATGAGTTGGAATGCTGACGGTCAAAAGATCTGCATTGTGTATGAAGATGGGGCAGTCATTGTTGGATCTGTAGACG GTAACCGGATTTGGGGAAAGGAGCTGAAGGGAAATCAGCTTGGGCATGTGGCATGGTCTCCAGACAGCAAGGTCTTGCTCTTTGGCATGGCCAACGGGGAAGTTCAAATCTTTGACAACCATGGCAATTTCATA ATGAAACTGACCATCAGCTGCCTGACTAACGTGACAGGAGCCATTAGGATAGCAGGTATCCACTGGTACTCAGGAACAGGCGGTTACGTAGAACCCGACTGCCCGTGTCTGGCTATCTGTTTTCAAAATGGAAGATGTCAGATTATGCGCTACGAGACGGATGAAA accCTGTGTGTATCGACACCACGATGAACGTGGTCAGCATTCAGTGGAACCATTGCGGTAGTGTGCTGGCAGTGGCCGGTTCCCTCAGAGCTTTGAACTCAGACGTGGAAATCAACGTGGTGCAGTTTTATACACCTTTCGGAGAG CACCTGAGAACCTTGAAAGTGCCTGGGAAGCAGATGACAGGAGTCGCTTGGGAAGGAGGAGGCCTGCGGATCAGCCTGGCTGTCGATTCCTACATCTATTTTGCAAATATCAGACCGGATTACAAG TGGGGCTATTGTTGCAGCACAGTAGTCTATGCCTTCACAAAGCCCGAGCGTCAAGATTATTGCGTGGTTTTCTGGGACaccaaaaacaatgaaaaatgtgtcaagTATGTCAAGAGCCTCATGTCCATCACCACATCAGGGGACTTCTGCACCCTGGCCAGCAAGGCTGATGACACCCAAGTGCAG GGAAACGCTGAGTCAGACGGCGAGAGTCATGCAAAG TATGTCCTTATTCTTTGCAACTCGATCGGGACTCCGTTGGACTCAAAGTACATCGATATAT GTCCATTGTTTGTGACCATGACCAGGACACATGTGATCGCTGCATCTAAAGAGGCTTTCTACTTGTGGCAATACAGAGTAGCCAATAAATTAACTGCCTTGGAGATCAACCAAGTAACCCGAACTAAGAAAGAGGGAAGGGAAAG actgtaTCACATTGACAGCAGTCCAACTGGAGTCAATGATAATGgagaggactttgcaaaagccTTCGCA gcaaCGAGAGATCCCATATGTTGCATCGCAGCAACGGATAATACTTTGATGATG GGCCGCGAATCAGGTCTTATCCACAGATATAGCCTGCCAAATGTTGTTCTCATCCAGAAATACACCATGAACAGAGCCCATCATCTTTCTTTAAACTGCAACTCCAG TCGGCTGGCCGTTATTGACATCTCAGGCGTGCTAACTTTGCTGGACGTGGAGAGTCACGCGTCCTCAGGCGATGCCCCGGGCAATCCGGTCTCAGCTGGGGAGCCATCAAAGCTCGAACGCAAAGATGTTTGGGATATGAAGTGGGCAAAGGACAACCCTGATCTCTTTGCCATGATGGAAAAGACCAGGATGTATGTCTTCCGGAATTTAGACCCAGAG GAACCCATCCAAACATCTGGATACATCTGCAGCTTCGAGGACCTGGAAATCAAATCTGTCCTGCTTGACGAAATcatgaag GACCCAGAGAGACCCAATAAAGACAATCTCATCAACTTTGAAATCCGTTCTTTGAGAGACAGCCGCGCTCTCATCGAGAAAGTGGGAATCACGGATGCTTCGCAGTTCATTGAGGATAATCCACACCCAAGACTCTG GCGTCTGCTGGCTGAGGCGGCGCTCCACCAACTGGACTTGAAGACGGCCGAGCAGGCATTCGTCCGCTGCAAAGACAACCAGGGCATTGAGTTTGTCAAGCGGCTGGCCAACCTACAGAGTGAGCCCATGAAACAGGCCGAGGTGGCGGCTTACTTCAGCAGCTTCGAGGAAGCCGAGCGCATGTATTTGGACATGGACCGCAG GGACCTCGCTATTAGTCTTCGGATGAAATTGGGAGACTGGTTCAGAGTGCTCCAGCTGCTTAAAACTGGCTCCGGGGACTGTGATGACGCTCTCCTGGAGCAGGCCTACAATGCAATCGGAGACTACTTTGCTGACAGACAAAA GGTCAACGCAGTGCAGTACTACGTTCAAGGGCGCCACCAGGAGAAGTTAGCAGAATGCTACTACATGTTGGAGGACTATGAGAACCTTGAGAAGTTGACCAATTCGCTCCCCGAAAATCATAAGCTTTTGCCG GAGATTGGCCAGATGTTTACCACCGTGGGCATGTGTGAACAAGCCGTGAAGGCTTACCTTAAATGCAACCAGGCCAAGGCTGCTGTTGACACGTGTGTCCATCTGAACCAG TGGAACAAAGCAGTGGAACTTGCCAGAAACCATAACATGAGGGAGATTAAACCTCTTCTGTCCAAATACGCTTCACATCTTCTCGAGAAGAACAAAATACTAGAGGCAGTAGAATTGTATCAGAAGGCTCACCATTTTCTGGATGCAGCCAAACTCATGTTTAAG ATAGCAGATGAGGAGGCCAAGAAAAGGAGTCGCCCGCTGCGGGTGAAGAAGCTGTACGTGCTGGCTGCTCGGCTGGTAGAAAACCATCAAGAGCAAAAGAAGACGTCGCAACAGAGTAAAGCGAAGGGCAAGAAGTCAGAG GCAACATTTGCACTCGCCGGACTCCTCGAGGAAGACACCACGTCTTCGGACAATCGCGTCCTCGACAACGCGTGGCGAGGAGCCGAGGCCTATCACTTTTTCTTGCTCGCTCAGAGGCAACTGTACGAAGGCTACACGGAGAATGCCATGCACACAG CCCTTCATCTCCGCGAATATGAGGACATCATCCCTGCGGTGGAGATCTACTCCCTCCTCGCCATCTGCTCATCGGCCAGCCGGGCCTTCGGGACGTGCTCGCAGGCCTTCATCAAGCTGGAGGCCTTGGAGAGCGTGGAGCCGGAGCAGCGGCTGCTCTATGAGGACTTGGCCTTGGAGATCTTCACCAAGCACGTGCCAAAAGACAGCCGCGGGCTGGAGCTCGACGCGGAAGG GACGTCCGAAAAGTTACCCACCTGCATAGTGAGCGGTCTTCCTATTCAGGACCGGCAGTTGTGGATGTGCAGTGTGTGCAAGCACTGTGCTCAAAGCAACGAGATCAGCAAATATAACTACTGCCCGCTTTGTCACTCCAGTGTGGGCTGA
- the wdr35 gene encoding WD repeat-containing protein 35 isoform X1 codes for MFIYLSKKIAIPNSIHLKCVSWNKDQGFIACGGDDGLLKVLKLETQTDDAKLKGLAAPSNLSMNQTLGGHSGAVQVVTWNEQYEKLTTSDQNGLIIVWMLYKGAWYEEMINNRNKSVVRSMSWNADGQKICIVYEDGAVIVGSVDGNRIWGKELKGNQLGHVAWSPDSKVLLFGMANGEVQIFDNHGNFIMKLTISCLTNVTGAIRIAGIHWYSGTGGYVEPDCPCLAICFQNGRCQIMRYETDENPVCIDTTMNVVSIQWNHCGSVLAVAGSLRALNSDVEINVVQFYTPFGEHLRTLKVPGKQMTGVAWEGGGLRISLAVDSYIYFANIRPDYKWGYCCSTVVYAFTKPERQDYCVVFWDTKNNEKCVKYVKSLMSITTSGDFCTLASKADDTQVQGNAESDGESHAKYVLILCNSIGTPLDSKYIDICPLFVTMTRTHVIAASKEAFYLWQYRVANKLTALEINQVTRTKKEGRERLYHIDSSPTGVNDNGEDFAKAFAATRDPICCIAATDNTLMMGRESGLIHRYSLPNVVLIQKYTMNRAHHLSLNCNSSRLAVIDISGVLTLLDVESHASSGDAPGNPVSAGEPSKLERKDVWDMKWAKDNPDLFAMMEKTRMYVFRNLDPEEPIQTSGYICSFEDLEIKSVLLDEIMKDPERPNKDNLINFEIRSLRDSRALIEKVGITDASQFIEDNPHPRLWRLLAEAALHQLDLKTAEQAFVRCKDNQGIEFVKRLANLQSEPMKQAEVAAYFSSFEEAERMYLDMDRRDLAISLRMKLGDWFRVLQLLKTGSGDCDDALLEQAYNAIGDYFADRQKWVNAVQYYVQGRHQEKLAECYYMLEDYENLEKLTNSLPENHKLLPEIGQMFTTVGMCEQAVKAYLKCNQAKAAVDTCVHLNQWNKAVELARNHNMREIKPLLSKYASHLLEKNKILEAVELYQKAHHFLDAAKLMFKIADEEAKKRSRPLRVKKLYVLAARLVENHQEQKKTSQQSKAKGKKSEATFALAGLLEEDTTSSDNRVLDNAWRGAEAYHFFLLAQRQLYEGYTENAMHTALHLREYEDIIPAVEIYSLLAICSSASRAFGTCSQAFIKLEALESVEPEQRLLYEDLALEIFTKHVPKDSRGLELDAEGTSEKLPTCIVSGLPIQDRQLWMCSVCKHCAQSNEISKYNYCPLCHSSVG; via the exons ACGATGCCAAACTTAAGGGACTTGCTGCACCCAGTAATTTGTCAATGAACCAGACTTTGGGAGGGCACAGTG GTGCTGTACAAGTAGTCACTTGGAACGAACAGTACGAAAAACTAACAACCAGTGACCAGAATGGACTCATCATTGTATGGATGCTGtacaaag GTGCATGGTACGAGGAAATGATCAATAATCGGAATAAATCGGTGGTGAGGAGTATGAGTTGGAATGCTGACGGTCAAAAGATCTGCATTGTGTATGAAGATGGGGCAGTCATTGTTGGATCTGTAGACG GTAACCGGATTTGGGGAAAGGAGCTGAAGGGAAATCAGCTTGGGCATGTGGCATGGTCTCCAGACAGCAAGGTCTTGCTCTTTGGCATGGCCAACGGGGAAGTTCAAATCTTTGACAACCATGGCAATTTCATA ATGAAACTGACCATCAGCTGCCTGACTAACGTGACAGGAGCCATTAGGATAGCAGGTATCCACTGGTACTCAGGAACAGGCGGTTACGTAGAACCCGACTGCCCGTGTCTGGCTATCTGTTTTCAAAATGGAAGATGTCAGATTATGCGCTACGAGACGGATGAAA accCTGTGTGTATCGACACCACGATGAACGTGGTCAGCATTCAGTGGAACCATTGCGGTAGTGTGCTGGCAGTGGCCGGTTCCCTCAGAGCTTTGAACTCAGACGTGGAAATCAACGTGGTGCAGTTTTATACACCTTTCGGAGAG CACCTGAGAACCTTGAAAGTGCCTGGGAAGCAGATGACAGGAGTCGCTTGGGAAGGAGGAGGCCTGCGGATCAGCCTGGCTGTCGATTCCTACATCTATTTTGCAAATATCAGACCGGATTACAAG TGGGGCTATTGTTGCAGCACAGTAGTCTATGCCTTCACAAAGCCCGAGCGTCAAGATTATTGCGTGGTTTTCTGGGACaccaaaaacaatgaaaaatgtgtcaagTATGTCAAGAGCCTCATGTCCATCACCACATCAGGGGACTTCTGCACCCTGGCCAGCAAGGCTGATGACACCCAAGTGCAG GGAAACGCTGAGTCAGACGGCGAGAGTCATGCAAAG TATGTCCTTATTCTTTGCAACTCGATCGGGACTCCGTTGGACTCAAAGTACATCGATATAT GTCCATTGTTTGTGACCATGACCAGGACACATGTGATCGCTGCATCTAAAGAGGCTTTCTACTTGTGGCAATACAGAGTAGCCAATAAATTAACTGCCTTGGAGATCAACCAAGTAACCCGAACTAAGAAAGAGGGAAGGGAAAG actgtaTCACATTGACAGCAGTCCAACTGGAGTCAATGATAATGgagaggactttgcaaaagccTTCGCA gcaaCGAGAGATCCCATATGTTGCATCGCAGCAACGGATAATACTTTGATGATG GGCCGCGAATCAGGTCTTATCCACAGATATAGCCTGCCAAATGTTGTTCTCATCCAGAAATACACCATGAACAGAGCCCATCATCTTTCTTTAAACTGCAACTCCAG TCGGCTGGCCGTTATTGACATCTCAGGCGTGCTAACTTTGCTGGACGTGGAGAGTCACGCGTCCTCAGGCGATGCCCCGGGCAATCCGGTCTCAGCTGGGGAGCCATCAAAGCTCGAACGCAAAGATGTTTGGGATATGAAGTGGGCAAAGGACAACCCTGATCTCTTTGCCATGATGGAAAAGACCAGGATGTATGTCTTCCGGAATTTAGACCCAGAG GAACCCATCCAAACATCTGGATACATCTGCAGCTTCGAGGACCTGGAAATCAAATCTGTCCTGCTTGACGAAATcatgaag GACCCAGAGAGACCCAATAAAGACAATCTCATCAACTTTGAAATCCGTTCTTTGAGAGACAGCCGCGCTCTCATCGAGAAAGTGGGAATCACGGATGCTTCGCAGTTCATTGAGGATAATCCACACCCAAGACTCTG GCGTCTGCTGGCTGAGGCGGCGCTCCACCAACTGGACTTGAAGACGGCCGAGCAGGCATTCGTCCGCTGCAAAGACAACCAGGGCATTGAGTTTGTCAAGCGGCTGGCCAACCTACAGAGTGAGCCCATGAAACAGGCCGAGGTGGCGGCTTACTTCAGCAGCTTCGAGGAAGCCGAGCGCATGTATTTGGACATGGACCGCAG GGACCTCGCTATTAGTCTTCGGATGAAATTGGGAGACTGGTTCAGAGTGCTCCAGCTGCTTAAAACTGGCTCCGGGGACTGTGATGACGCTCTCCTGGAGCAGGCCTACAATGCAATCGGAGACTACTTTGCTGACAGACAAAAGTG GGTCAACGCAGTGCAGTACTACGTTCAAGGGCGCCACCAGGAGAAGTTAGCAGAATGCTACTACATGTTGGAGGACTATGAGAACCTTGAGAAGTTGACCAATTCGCTCCCCGAAAATCATAAGCTTTTGCCG GAGATTGGCCAGATGTTTACCACCGTGGGCATGTGTGAACAAGCCGTGAAGGCTTACCTTAAATGCAACCAGGCCAAGGCTGCTGTTGACACGTGTGTCCATCTGAACCAG TGGAACAAAGCAGTGGAACTTGCCAGAAACCATAACATGAGGGAGATTAAACCTCTTCTGTCCAAATACGCTTCACATCTTCTCGAGAAGAACAAAATACTAGAGGCAGTAGAATTGTATCAGAAGGCTCACCATTTTCTGGATGCAGCCAAACTCATGTTTAAG ATAGCAGATGAGGAGGCCAAGAAAAGGAGTCGCCCGCTGCGGGTGAAGAAGCTGTACGTGCTGGCTGCTCGGCTGGTAGAAAACCATCAAGAGCAAAAGAAGACGTCGCAACAGAGTAAAGCGAAGGGCAAGAAGTCAGAG GCAACATTTGCACTCGCCGGACTCCTCGAGGAAGACACCACGTCTTCGGACAATCGCGTCCTCGACAACGCGTGGCGAGGAGCCGAGGCCTATCACTTTTTCTTGCTCGCTCAGAGGCAACTGTACGAAGGCTACACGGAGAATGCCATGCACACAG CCCTTCATCTCCGCGAATATGAGGACATCATCCCTGCGGTGGAGATCTACTCCCTCCTCGCCATCTGCTCATCGGCCAGCCGGGCCTTCGGGACGTGCTCGCAGGCCTTCATCAAGCTGGAGGCCTTGGAGAGCGTGGAGCCGGAGCAGCGGCTGCTCTATGAGGACTTGGCCTTGGAGATCTTCACCAAGCACGTGCCAAAAGACAGCCGCGGGCTGGAGCTCGACGCGGAAGG GACGTCCGAAAAGTTACCCACCTGCATAGTGAGCGGTCTTCCTATTCAGGACCGGCAGTTGTGGATGTGCAGTGTGTGCAAGCACTGTGCTCAAAGCAACGAGATCAGCAAATATAACTACTGCCCGCTTTGTCACTCCAGTGTGGGCTGA